A stretch of DNA from Oribacterium sp. oral taxon 102:
CCTTGCGGCATAAGAAAAGCCCTGCAGGAAGTAGATCCTACAAGGCTTCTGTGATTTTCTTTTTTGCTAGTCTAATACTATCAGAAGTTGATAGTGTCATTCTATGTCATTTCGTGCCCATCTTCAGTTGGCTCAGGAATTTTTACTTCCTGCAGAGCCCGGCTGTGGAGCTTGTGGATGTAGCGAAGCTCGTAGTTCATATCCACGGCGATCTTTTCCCAGGATTCACAGCAGATGTAGCGCTTCGCCAGAAGATCCTGATATTCCGGATTGGAAACAGACTGAATCACATGGGTGATCTCTTTCTTCAAATTCACTAGCTTTTCCATATCTTCTGTAATCTGTTCCTCCAGGTCGATGATCTTCATGACACATTCCTCCAGACGAGAGTTACCACGGTTTGGGCTTTTAGGCATATCCGAATAAGTAGCGGTGCAGCGGGTAGCCAGATCGTTTAAGGAGTCAATCATCTGGGTTTTTGTGATAATGCGCTGATCCAGGTTACGGGCCTGGGATAAATATTCTTTTACATTCATAGCGTACCTCCGAATAATGAAATTTCCCCGGATTGACCTATGTTGTCGTAGATTGTCATAGATTTGCTTTTACCGCATCAATTAATGCGTTTTGTGTAACCTCCTTCAGGGACAGCGCCTTTAAGATACGTTCATCAATGGTGCCCTTGGTAATGATGTGCTCAATGACGACAGTGCCGGAGGTCTGGCCTTGCCGCCAGAGACGAGCGTTGGTCTGCTGATATAACTCCAAAGACCAGGTCAGCCCGAACCAGATAAGTGTTGATCCACCAGCCTGAAGATTCAGTCCGTGACCTGCAGAGGCAGGATGGATGGCAGCAACAGGAATATCGCCATTGTTCCAATCAGTGATATCCTTGCTGGATTTTATCTCCCGGATGTCAAAGCGCTTCTTGATTCGCTGTAGGTCGTGCTTGAACCAGTAAGCTACCAGGAGTGGTTTGCCATTGGCGGCTTCGATAAGATCCTCTAAGGCATCCAGTTTCCGATCATGGAACTCGATGATATTGCCGTCATCATCATAAATGGCACCGTTGGCCAGCTGGGAGAGTTTACCGGTAAGAGAAGCCGCATTAGCAGTCGTGATTTCTCCTTCCGGGAGCTCCAATATAAAGTCTGCCTTCAGATCCTCGTAGCGTTTTTCTTCCTCCTCGGATAGTTGCACTTCGTATTGTGATGTAATCAGCTCCGGCATCTGCAGGTGATCAGTGGATTTCATGGAAATCGTGATATCCGATATTCTCCGGTAGATGGCATCCTCCGTATAAGCCATGGGCTTGTAAGAGTAGATGATCTCGCCGTTTCGCTTGTCCGGGATAAAGTAGTTGTTGCGGTAGTGGGTGATGAAGCGTCCTAAACGTTCTCCAAAATCCAGAAGCTTGAATTCGGCCCACAGATCCATAAGACCATTGGAAGAAGGTGTACCGGTAAGACCGATGATTCGTTTAACTTTAGGTCTGACCTTCATCAGAGATTGAAATCGCTTCGACTTGTGATTCTTGAAGGAGGAAAGCTCATCAATGACGACCATATCGTAATCAAAATCAAAGCCACTGGAATCTATCAGCCAGCCAAGGTTCTCACGGTTAATGATGGTGATGTCGGATCCGGTCAAAAGTGCAGCGCATCGTTCCTTCGGTGTCCCCACGCAGACAGCGTAGGTCAGATGCTGCAGGTGCTCCCATTTTGCAATTTCCGCAGGCCAGGTATCACGGGCCACCCTTAAAGGTGCGACCACTAGGATGCGGTGTGCCTCGAAGCTGTCAAACAGCAGGTCTGCGATGGCAGTCAGGGAAATGACCGTCTTGCCAAGACCCATATCGAGGAGAACTGCAGCGATAGGATGTGTTTCGATATAGTTGATGGCATAGGCCTGATAATTATGGGGTGAGAAGTTCATGAAGCATCCCTCCAATCTGTTCCACGCCATCAATCACATAGACCTGAAAGCCAAGTGAACATAGCAGCTTGTGCCTTGCTATTTGAAGCGGGCGAGGCTTTTTGCCAGGAGCCTTCAGCTCTACGAAGGCGATGATCCCATCAGGTAATAAGACGAGGCGATCGGGCATTCCTGCAAAGCTCGGAGACACGAATTTTACAGCGATGCCGCCATGCTGCTTTACCATCCGGGTTAACTTGTTTTCTATCTGTTTTTCTAACATTGTCATTCTCCAATCAGTGGTTATTTTTCTGATGTGCAAGGTGTATCAATGGTATTTACATAACTTTTCTATATATGATTTTTTATAGCCTATAGAAAAGTTTATATAGAGACATTGATACACCTTGTCATTCGGTTCGATCAGTCTAAAAATTCCTCATCAAAATCGTCCTCAGTACGCAGGCGAAGTCCTTTAAAATAGCGCTTTCGGCTCAAGGTGACACGCTCGTATCCGGCATTTTCCATAGCAAAGTAGAAGTCCGCTGTGGAGCGTACATACTCATTGCAATCGATGCAGTGATTGCGGTAGGCCTGATATAGGCTAGAGGAGTTTTCTTTATACTCATCACCTATGATGCACTTATCCTCTAAGAAATGTCCGAACCAGTCATTCTGGCTACGGTAATTATCGATGGCATTCTGCACGCAGGTCGGAACTGGGATGCGGTAGTCAGCATCGATAACTTTTTTGCTACCTTCGATGATCCAGGAGAGGATCGCACCGCCAGCATTGTCATAGAGATACTCACTGTAATTCTTGATGTCGCTGCTACCGGTGATCTTGGCATTAAAAGGAATAACGATCAGTCGCCTCCAGATACCATCATCGGATGCACTGACGCGAGGCAGGTGGTTGGTATACAGCACCAGCGTGTGGCAGGGCTTGAAGGAAAATGGATCCTTATATTTCTTCTCTGCAAAGACATCATCGGTAGAGCAGAGCTGCTTGACGGTAGAGTCATTAAGCCTTGCACCTTCCTGCATCTCTGCAGCAATGAGAAGTCGCTTACCCTTGACCTCGGCCATTTCCGGTTTGATGTTTCTGCGGCAACCTACGGTCAGGGTATCCGCAGAAATGTTCCCGGAGTAAAGGCCCAGCACACGAGAGATGGCATTCCAGAAGGTGGACTTACCATTGCGGCCATCACCATAAGCGATGATCAGAGCTTCTACATAAACCTTACCAATTGCAGCAAGGCCGCAGATCATCTGGACGTAATCGATGAGCTCCTGATTGTGCTGGAAGATGAGATTCAAGCTGTCCAGCCAAATCTGCATACCTTTCTGGTTTGGTGAAACGCTGGTAATCTTGGTGATAAAGTCCTCCGGCGAATGCTCCCTGGCTCCGGCCATACCCTGACGAAGATCAAAGGTTGCCTCCGGGGTACAGAGCGCAAAGCAGTCTGCGTCCAGGTCACGAGGTGAAATCTCCAGCATCGGATGGGATTCCTTCAAAGTAGAAGTCACATTCTTAGAATCACGGCGCTTAATGGCAAATGCCTGATAAGCCTTGGCTGCTAAGAGCTCGCGATAGACCTCCAGCTGCCGATCGTTCATAAGCTGTTCTGCTTTTGACTTTGATGTGCTGTCGAGGATGTTCTGTGCACCGCAATTCTTCATCTTATCCAGTGCTTCCATGAGATCTCGGTTTGCTTCCTTTAGCTGTCTGCGGGTAAGCTCATGAGCCACGGCCTGAGCACCCGGCTCTGATTCCTGCCAGTAGTGGTCGGAGTAGCGGATGAAGTGGGTGGCGGGAGAATAGCGAAGCTCGTTTGAAAAGTACTTTGCTAATACCTCGGCCTGCCCTACATCGGAGTAATCCTCCGGTTTGTAACAGGAAGGATCGTTGTAGAGCTCCGGTGCAACATAGCCCTCCTGCTGCTGGACACGAGCGTAAAAGCGCTGGGCACTGTGCCAGATGGTAGCAAGCTCAGCAGCATCCAGAGGCGGATCACATTTATCTGCTTCTTCCAGAAATGCCTGATAGGCCGTGTCACCGTCGCCATATTTCTTGATGACCTTTCCGGCAAAACGAGACATGGTTGCATTACGGCTACCTTCGGGAATCGTTGCGCCATCATATTGACCTTCCGGCATATCCTCATCGAAAATATCCTCATTGAGATATTCCGTCAGATTCATGCGTCCTGGATATAAAGCAACATCTGCAGCAGTAGTGCCAAAGAAGAAGCGGGCAGCATCCAGGGCCTTCGTATCGAAATAGGGAAAGATGGAATTGACCAGCTTTTTCATGTTGCTGTAAAAGTCGGCGTCTGTCACATAATCAATCGGAAAGAGAACGTGAAACTTGGACCTTGCGGGCTTGCCGTTTTTTACTCTGTTATTGAAGCGGCTGTAATGGACTGCGAAGGTCACACCTGGAAAGGCCTGCAAGACATCTTCTGGAGTGATCCAGTCTTCCGGATTCTCGGAATGATCATTATCACAGTCAACTGGAAGACAGTCACTGCCGATGAAGTTGTCGCCATTACGATAGCTGTTCTTATATTCAGCGCACACGTAATCATGACAAACAGCCGCCTTCAAGCTATCTTCATCTAGGATGATGTGTTTATGAGGGTAGGAGCAGTTACCGGGATTGCCGGTAACGTCCGCGCTGTAAATGGTAAACATCAGTCGTACACCTCCTGAGCTTCTTCCTCCAGAACCTTTGTGATGAATTTGAGCGCACGGATCATGGTTTCAAGCTCACAATCACCACCCAGCATGACCTCGAAGCCTTCTGCATCACCAAAGCGATCTCGCATAACATGGATATCCATATCGGTGCAGGCCGCATCCTTGATGCGAAAATAGGTACGTCCGCCGTGCCCAGTGTCGCCACCTCTATAGCCTGTGGTACCAGCTTCCACTTCGAGAATGTTGCAACTCACAACATCACGGGTGTAGGTAGAGATTTCTGTGCCATCCTTCAATCTGCGTCTGTTTTCTTTGATTTCATACATAGCTTTAAGCCTCCTGATATTCTTCTGTATTCAGGCAGATGCTAAGAAAGCGTCCACCTCTAGTTTCCACTGGAGATGAACGCCTGAGTTGAGCGGATCTTTTTAATCTTTTTTGTAAAAAGGGGTAGCATAGCCATCTGCACGAAGGAGAAGTCCCTTCGCCCAGGGAGGTGTGCGGCCCATCTGTTCACAGACAGCATCCAAGGACATACGGGGATCCGCTTCGATGACTACTTCATCATGGATATGCATAACGATGGAGCGGTTGCGGAGGGTTCTCATGGCATAGAGAAGAATATCACGGGAAGTGGCCTGTACAATATT
This window harbors:
- a CDS encoding VRR-NUC domain-containing protein, translated to MLEKQIENKLTRMVKQHGGIAVKFVSPSFAGMPDRLVLLPDGIIAFVELKAPGKKPRPLQIARHKLLCSLGFQVYVIDGVEQIGGMLHELLTP
- a CDS encoding DEAD/DEAH box helicase, giving the protein MNFSPHNYQAYAINYIETHPIAAVLLDMGLGKTVISLTAIADLLFDSFEAHRILVVAPLRVARDTWPAEIAKWEHLQHLTYAVCVGTPKERCAALLTGSDITIINRENLGWLIDSSGFDFDYDMVVIDELSSFKNHKSKRFQSLMKVRPKVKRIIGLTGTPSSNGLMDLWAEFKLLDFGERLGRFITHYRNNYFIPDKRNGEIIYSYKPMAYTEDAIYRRISDITISMKSTDHLQMPELITSQYEVQLSEEEEKRYEDLKADFILELPEGEITTANAASLTGKLSQLANGAIYDDDGNIIEFHDRKLDALEDLIEAANGKPLLVAYWFKHDLQRIKKRFDIREIKSSKDITDWNNGDIPVAAIHPASAGHGLNLQAGGSTLIWFGLTWSLELYQQTNARLWRQGQTSGTVVIEHIITKGTIDERILKALSLKEVTQNALIDAVKANL
- a CDS encoding phage/plasmid primase, P4 family codes for the protein MFTIYSADVTGNPGNCSYPHKHIILDEDSLKAAVCHDYVCAEYKNSYRNGDNFIGSDCLPVDCDNDHSENPEDWITPEDVLQAFPGVTFAVHYSRFNNRVKNGKPARSKFHVLFPIDYVTDADFYSNMKKLVNSIFPYFDTKALDAARFFFGTTAADVALYPGRMNLTEYLNEDIFDEDMPEGQYDGATIPEGSRNATMSRFAGKVIKKYGDGDTAYQAFLEEADKCDPPLDAAELATIWHSAQRFYARVQQQEGYVAPELYNDPSCYKPEDYSDVGQAEVLAKYFSNELRYSPATHFIRYSDHYWQESEPGAQAVAHELTRRQLKEANRDLMEALDKMKNCGAQNILDSTSKSKAEQLMNDRQLEVYRELLAAKAYQAFAIKRRDSKNVTSTLKESHPMLEISPRDLDADCFALCTPEATFDLRQGMAGAREHSPEDFITKITSVSPNQKGMQIWLDSLNLIFQHNQELIDYVQMICGLAAIGKVYVEALIIAYGDGRNGKSTFWNAISRVLGLYSGNISADTLTVGCRRNIKPEMAEVKGKRLLIAAEMQEGARLNDSTVKQLCSTDDVFAEKKYKDPFSFKPCHTLVLYTNHLPRVSASDDGIWRRLIVIPFNAKITGSSDIKNYSEYLYDNAGGAILSWIIEGSKKVIDADYRIPVPTCVQNAIDNYRSQNDWFGHFLEDKCIIGDEYKENSSSLYQAYRNHCIDCNEYVRSTADFYFAMENAGYERVTLSRKRYFKGLRLRTEDDFDEEFLD